The Candidatus Krumholzibacteriia bacterium genome window below encodes:
- a CDS encoding acyl-CoA dehydrogenase family protein: MLLSGLSPTDFYDVTGLLDEEEREIQRNVGRWVDERVLPIIGQAFDEHRFPQELMPEMAEMGLLGCNLQGYGCAGLNNVAYGLVCQELERGDSGLRSFVSVQGSLCMWPIHTYGSEAQKEKWLPRMARGEVVGCFGLTEPDGGSDPGAMKTRATRRGDTWSLDGAKMWITNGTIADLAIVWATSEDGVLGFLVEKGMKGYTSRDILKKYSLRASVTSELFLDHVQVPEANRLPGAAGLRAPLSCLTQARYGIAWGAIGAATACLREAMAFAHHRVLFGRPLSHTQTIQRRLADMTRRITTAQLLALQLGRLKDRGAMQPAQVSLAKWNNVRMGLDVARDARDILGAGGISIECSPIRHMLNLESVITYEGTETIHELAVGREITGVSAF, encoded by the coding sequence ATGCTCTTGAGCGGCTTGAGTCCCACGGATTTCTACGATGTCACCGGCTTGCTCGACGAAGAGGAGCGGGAGATCCAACGCAACGTCGGGCGCTGGGTGGACGAGCGCGTGCTCCCGATCATCGGTCAGGCATTCGACGAGCACCGCTTCCCGCAGGAGTTGATGCCGGAAATGGCAGAAATGGGGTTGCTCGGCTGCAACCTCCAGGGATACGGCTGCGCCGGCCTCAACAATGTCGCCTACGGTCTCGTCTGCCAGGAGCTGGAGCGCGGCGATAGCGGCTTGCGCAGCTTCGTCTCCGTGCAGGGAAGCCTGTGCATGTGGCCGATCCACACCTATGGCAGCGAGGCGCAGAAGGAGAAGTGGCTGCCGCGAATGGCCCGCGGCGAGGTCGTCGGTTGCTTCGGCCTCACCGAGCCCGACGGCGGCTCCGACCCCGGGGCGATGAAGACGCGTGCCACCCGCCGGGGCGACACCTGGAGCCTCGATGGTGCCAAGATGTGGATCACCAACGGCACGATCGCCGATCTTGCAATCGTCTGGGCCACGAGCGAGGATGGTGTCCTCGGCTTCCTCGTGGAGAAGGGGATGAAGGGCTACACCTCCCGCGACATCCTCAAGAAGTATTCGCTCCGCGCTTCGGTCACCTCGGAGCTCTTCCTCGATCACGTCCAGGTTCCCGAAGCGAACCGGCTGCCCGGCGCCGCCGGCCTGCGTGCTCCCCTCTCCTGTCTCACCCAGGCGCGGTACGGCATCGCCTGGGGCGCCATCGGCGCCGCCACCGCCTGCTTGCGCGAGGCCATGGCGTTTGCCCACCACCGCGTCCTCTTCGGCCGCCCGCTGTCGCACACCCAGACCATCCAGCGGCGACTCGCGGACATGACGCGCCGCATCACCACCGCCCAGCTCCTGGCGCTCCAGCTCGGACGGCTCAAGGACCGCGGTGCCATGCAGCCGGCGCAGGTGTCGTTGGCGAAGTGGAACAACGTGCGCATGGGGCTCGACGTGGCCCGCGACGCCAGGGACATCCTCGGGGCCGGTGGGATCAGCATCGAATGCTCGCCCATCCGGCACATGCTGAACCTGGAGAGCGTCATCACCTACGAGGGCACGGAGACGATCCACGAGCTCGCGGTGGGACGGGAGATCACCGGCGTCTCCGCCTTCTGA
- a CDS encoding 4a-hydroxytetrahydrobiopterin dehydratase encodes MSRLEGMKCTSCRRGEPTISAEERALVRPQVPDWQLVERDGIERLERVFAFPDFAQALRFTLAVGDLAESEGHHPALLTEWGRVTVTWWTHKIRGLHKNDFIMAAKTDALSR; translated from the coding sequence ATGAGCCGGCTCGAAGGGATGAAGTGCACTTCCTGCCGCCGCGGCGAACCCACGATCAGCGCCGAAGAGAGAGCGCTGGTCCGGCCGCAGGTCCCCGACTGGCAGCTGGTGGAGCGCGATGGCATCGAGCGCCTCGAGCGCGTTTTCGCCTTCCCCGACTTCGCCCAGGCCCTGCGCTTCACCCTTGCGGTCGGGGACCTCGCCGAGAGCGAAGGCCACCACCCGGCGCTCCTCACCGAGTGGGGCCGCGTGACCGTGACCTGGTGGACCCACAAGATCCGCGGCCTGCACAAAAACGACTTCATCATGGCGGCGAAGACGGACGCTCTGAGCCGCTGA
- a CDS encoding BlaI/MecI/CopY family transcriptional regulator — protein sequence MSLSDLGRRERQIMDVVFRRGRATVAEVLAELPDPPSYSAVRSMLRLLEEKRYLRHEWDGPRYVYLPTEDPEQVRRSAAQHLLRTFFNNSMESAVAAMLGAGKPPSDDELRRLAQLIEQARRKNAGGRRR from the coding sequence ATGAGCCTTTCGGATCTCGGACGGCGTGAACGTCAGATCATGGACGTCGTTTTTCGCCGCGGCCGCGCTACGGTCGCCGAGGTACTGGCCGAACTCCCCGACCCGCCCAGCTACTCCGCGGTGCGTAGCATGCTCCGCCTGTTGGAAGAAAAGCGGTATCTGCGTCACGAGTGGGACGGGCCGCGTTACGTCTATCTCCCCACCGAAGATCCGGAGCAGGTACGCCGATCGGCGGCTCAACATCTGCTGCGCACGTTCTTCAACAATTCCATGGAGTCGGCAGTCGCCGCCATGCTGGGCGCCGGGAAGCCACCTTCCGACGACGAGCTCCGGCGCCTGGCCCAACTGATCGAGCAGGCGCGCCGCAAGAATGCTGGAGGAAGGCGTCGATGA